The following are encoded in a window of Vespula vulgaris chromosome 8, iyVesVulg1.1, whole genome shotgun sequence genomic DNA:
- the LOC127065940 gene encoding protein bunched, class 2/F/G isoform-like, with translation MADNVHRKSHKLSDGSRKISNPVHRTTTETIRLGEPDKLHQPVSLTTSSNVTSSNQCRKKTSSFQITSVTVGCRMSNDAGEDSNDDLDESHTEDNSVEHSRITDIDIETPSYSEDTFSKEDVFFNTSNAALSTAPVIPTSSQYGLAIVPSEGNSVNNSVNDSNINTLDITSVTDNNIINLLSSNAKQDSDLREVHSHGRNERFKVVKIESTEPFKRGRWTCMDYLDHTSVNQPTAIGTPKVSDPNEVCISYGITDSGIVIPDASKQSVVSDDKSISLDANGTVPSHPDVHSSIGVPNNPTVTSANYAVNSSIPPTVQHNPTQVQTQAKVQPPSQIPQYFQSSAQQLASQPQGQGSTLPSNLQPTHPNNLGQPQSMPQGSIPIITQTSSNSVPPQQNMTHSKEDPYLGVSTQNQSLPGQTVCPSSVQQTSVPTSQAPNILVTQHPPQQQQQPQQSQHPPQQQQQQPQQQQQTQHPPQQQQQQQSQQPLQTQKPMTQISEPLTAVQGMQGIQSIHKVPQTGTQQSSSTIHAPGPPVQPQVMPATQMQTQSSGSNTQVQMAQVPAACQNVVAGIQQGTITFHQPDPEQDSISGIVTTAATQSADATLLESLTEVTQGSDEHHTLEDNESVSGTSAVAIDNKIEQAMDLVKSHLMFAVREEVEVLKEKIAELMDRINQLEAENSILKAHATPETLAQLSQTTAKLPQNSSGSGQ, from the exons ATGGCAGATAATGTACACAGGAAATCGCATAAACTGTCGGATGGTAGTAGAAAGATATCTAACCCAGTGCATCGTACGACTACGGAGACAATTCGGTTAGGAGAGCCAGACAAACTGCACCAGCCGGTTAGCTTGACCACTTCAAGCAACGTGACCAGTAGTAATCAGTGTCGAAAAAAGACGTCGTCTTTTCAAATTACAAGCGTTACAGTCGGTTGTCGTATGAGCAACGATGCCGGCGAAGACTCAAATGACGATTTGGATGAATCCCACACAGAAGATAATTCTGTGGAACATTCGCGTATTACCGACATCGATATCGAGACGCCTAGTTATTCGGAAGATACTTTCTCTAAAGAGGACGTATTTTTCAATACCAGTAATGCTGCTCTCAGTACTGCTCCGGTGATTCCTACCAGTTCGCAATATGGATTGGCCATCGTACCCTCAGAAGGAAACAGTGTCAACAATTCGGTCAACGATAGCAATATCAACACTTTAGACATTACGTCTGTCACCGACAAcaacattattaatttactatCCAGTAATGCTAAGCAAGATTCTGATTTGCGAGAGGTACATTCACATGGGAGAAATGAACGTTTTAAAGTAGTCAAAATCGAAAGTACAGAGCCATTCAAGAGAGGTAGATGGACCTGCATGGATTATTTGGATCATACGTCAGTGAATCAACCAACAGCTATTGGTACCCCAAAAGTATCCGATCCAAATGAGGTGTGCATATCTTATGGAATAACAGACAGTGGAATTGTAATCCCAGATGCATCTAAACAATCTGTCGTATCTGACGATAAGAGCATTAGTCTTGACGCCAATGGAACAGTCCCCTCTCATCCTGATGTGCATTCATCAATTGGTGTACCGAACAATCCTACAGTTACAAGTGCAAATTATGCAGTAAACAGTTCAATCCCCCCTACTGTACAACATAATCCCACGCAAGTTCAGACGCAAGCAAAAGTTCAACCACCTTCGCAAATTCCTCAATATTTTCAGTCATCCGCGCAACAGCTAGCTTCTCAGCCGCAAGGACAGGGGTCTACGTTGCCATCTAATTTACAACCTACACATCCAAATAATTTGGGACAACCTCAGAGTATGCCTCAAGGTTCTATACCTATTATAACTCAAACTAGTAGTAATAGTGTTCCCCCTCAACAAAATATGACTCATTCTAAAGAAGATCCATATCTGGGAGTGAGCACGCAAAATCAATCTTTACCCGGTCAAACTGTTTGTCCTTCATCGGTGCAGCAAACTTCTGTTCCAACTTCTCAAGCTCCAAATATACTTGTTACTCAACATCCAccgcaacaacagcaacagccaCAACAATCACAACATCCgccgcagcagcagcaacagcaaccgcagcagcaacaacaaacACAACACCCTccgcaacaacaacaacagcaacaatcTCAACAGCCATTGCAGACACAGAAACCAATGACTCAGATTTCCGAGCCACTTACTGCCGTTCAAGGAATGCAGGGCATTCAAAGTATACATAAAGTTCCTCAAACAGGTACACAACAATCTTCCTCGACTATTCATGCACCAGGTCCACCGGTACAGCCTCAAGTTATGCCAGCGACACAGATGCAAACACAATCCTCTGGTAGCAATACTCAAGTGCAAATGGCTCAAGTGCCAGCTGCTTGTCAAAATGTTGTGGCAGGAATACAGCAAGGGACTATAACATTTCATCAGCCTGATCCAGAGCAGGACTCTATTTCAGGCATTGTTACTACTGCTGCAACACAATCAGCTGACGCTACTCTCTTGGAATCATTAACTGAAGTTACACAAGGAAGTGATGAACATCATACCCTTGAGGATAATGAAAG tGTGTCGGGAACAAGTGCAGTAgcaattgataataaaattgaacaaGCTATG GATCTGGTAAAAAGTCATTTGATGTTTGCTGTACGAGAAGAAGTCGaggtattaaaagaaaaaatagcagAACTTATGGACCGTATTAATCAATTGGAAGCTGAAAATTCAATCTTAAAAGCACATGCTACTCCAGAAACATTGGCTCAATTAAGTCAAACAACTGCAAAATTACCCCAAAACAGTTCAGGAAGTGGTCAATAG
- the LOC127065941 gene encoding RCC1-like G exchanging factor-like protein isoform X2 → MLRVINGLKKINKNIELGQSKRRKIKQDILPVFKYPISKGDDRRVYVWGLAEHGALGTIEKTLFKQGIAYLPMPRRLTFAEKHKVVDVACGYGFTAFAISSSDKNIIYGSGINTDSQLGFQEVNKIFLNVVTSPRPINLPLKNSTTEVISIAAGRAHLLILTNEGVFTLESGEVYTFGWGADGQTGLAHYRNEHQPSLVKGDLAGQHIIKVACVADCVLALSDKGKVFGWGNSEYGQLLIDNDNYQVNIATELNISKEVGHIVDIAAGGCFCMILNSSGEVYVWGYGILGLGPQVQRVLKPTLIPSTLFGNNAYSRNNKVINIYCGISHLAAVTNTGDLYMWGCNKFGSLGLGHNNDQFFPLKVSIGAHVKKVACGIDHTVTLCKPFI, encoded by the exons atgttGAGAGTAATTAATGgacttaaaaaaattaataaaaacatagaaTTAGGAcaatcaaaaagaagaaaaataaaacaggacATATTACCTG TATTTAAATATCCTATCAGTAAGGGAGATGATCGCAGAGTATATGTCTGGGGTCTTGCGGAACATGGAGCTTTAGGTACCATTGAAAAAACATTGTTCAAACAAGGCATAGCTTATCTTCCAATGCCAAGACGTTTAACATTTGCAGAAAAACATAAAGTAGTAGATGTTGCATGCGGTTATGGTTTTACAGCTTTTGCAATAAGTTCCtcagataaaaatatcatttatggTAGTGGAATAAACACAGATTCCCAACttg GTTTTCAAGAagtgaataaaatttttttaaatgtagtAACTTCTCCAAGACCAATAAATCTGCCGCTTAAAAATTCTACAACTGAAGTTATAAGTATAGCAGCTGGAAGGgcacatttattaatattaacaaatgaaGGAGTTTTTACATTAG AATCTGGTGAAGTGTATACATTTGGTTGGGGTGCTGATGGACAAACTGGCTTGGCACATTATAGAAATGAACATCAACCAAGTTTGGTTAAAGGGGATTTAGCAGGGcaacatataataaaagttgctTGTGTTGCAGATTGTGTATTAGCTCTTAGTG ataaagGGAAAGTGTTTGGATGGGGAAATTCAGAATATGGGCAATTATTGATAGACAATGATAATTATCAAGTAAACATTGCCACAGAACTGAATATATCTAAGGAAGTAGGACATATTGTTGACATTGCTGCAGGAGGTTGTTTTTGTATGATACTAAatt CTTCAGGGGAGGTTTATGTATGGGGATATGGTATTCTTGGTCTTGGACCACAAGTACAGAGAGTTTTAAAACCCACATTAATTCCATCCACATTATTTGGTAATAATGCGTATTCACGGAATAATaag gttataaatatatattgtggAATAAGTCATCTAGCAGCAGTAACAAATACAGGAGATCTATATATGTGGGGATGTAATAAATTTGGATCCTTAGGATTAGGCCATAATAAcgatcaattttttcctctcaaG gtGTCTATAGGAGCTCATGTAAAAAAAGTTGCCTGTGGAATTGATCACACAGTAACACTTTGCAAACCCTTCATCTAA
- the LOC127065941 gene encoding RCC1-like G exchanging factor-like protein isoform X1 — MLRVINGLKKINKNIELGQSKRRKIKQDILPVFKYPISKGDDRRVYVWGLAEHGALGTIEKTLFKQGIAYLPMPRRLTFAEKHKVVDVACGYGFTAFAISSSDKNIIYGSGINTDSQLGFQEVNKIFLNVVTSPRPINLPLKNSTTEVISIAAGRAHLLILTNEGVFTLGNNGYGQCGRPIIPNENYSNSNVVYHIPSIKGNRITGITAGQDHSILLTESGEVYTFGWGADGQTGLAHYRNEHQPSLVKGDLAGQHIIKVACVADCVLALSDKGKVFGWGNSEYGQLLIDNDNYQVNIATELNISKEVGHIVDIAAGGCFCMILNSSGEVYVWGYGILGLGPQVQRVLKPTLIPSTLFGNNAYSRNNKVINIYCGISHLAAVTNTGDLYMWGCNKFGSLGLGHNNDQFFPLKVSIGAHVKKVACGIDHTVTLCKPFI; from the exons atgttGAGAGTAATTAATGgacttaaaaaaattaataaaaacatagaaTTAGGAcaatcaaaaagaagaaaaataaaacaggacATATTACCTG TATTTAAATATCCTATCAGTAAGGGAGATGATCGCAGAGTATATGTCTGGGGTCTTGCGGAACATGGAGCTTTAGGTACCATTGAAAAAACATTGTTCAAACAAGGCATAGCTTATCTTCCAATGCCAAGACGTTTAACATTTGCAGAAAAACATAAAGTAGTAGATGTTGCATGCGGTTATGGTTTTACAGCTTTTGCAATAAGTTCCtcagataaaaatatcatttatggTAGTGGAATAAACACAGATTCCCAACttg GTTTTCAAGAagtgaataaaatttttttaaatgtagtAACTTCTCCAAGACCAATAAATCTGCCGCTTAAAAATTCTACAACTGAAGTTATAAGTATAGCAGCTGGAAGGgcacatttattaatattaacaaatgaaGGAGTTTTTACATTAGGTAACAATGGATATGGTCAATGTGGTAGACCAATTATaccaaatgaaaattatagtaatagtaatgtaGTTTATCATATACCTAGTATAAAAGGAAATCGAATAACTGGTATAACAGCTGGCCAAGATCATAG cATACTTTTAACAGAATCTGGTGAAGTGTATACATTTGGTTGGGGTGCTGATGGACAAACTGGCTTGGCACATTATAGAAATGAACATCAACCAAGTTTGGTTAAAGGGGATTTAGCAGGGcaacatataataaaagttgctTGTGTTGCAGATTGTGTATTAGCTCTTAGTG ataaagGGAAAGTGTTTGGATGGGGAAATTCAGAATATGGGCAATTATTGATAGACAATGATAATTATCAAGTAAACATTGCCACAGAACTGAATATATCTAAGGAAGTAGGACATATTGTTGACATTGCTGCAGGAGGTTGTTTTTGTATGATACTAAatt CTTCAGGGGAGGTTTATGTATGGGGATATGGTATTCTTGGTCTTGGACCACAAGTACAGAGAGTTTTAAAACCCACATTAATTCCATCCACATTATTTGGTAATAATGCGTATTCACGGAATAATaag gttataaatatatattgtggAATAAGTCATCTAGCAGCAGTAACAAATACAGGAGATCTATATATGTGGGGATGTAATAAATTTGGATCCTTAGGATTAGGCCATAATAAcgatcaattttttcctctcaaG gtGTCTATAGGAGCTCATGTAAAAAAAGTTGCCTGTGGAATTGATCACACAGTAACACTTTGCAAACCCTTCATCTAA
- the LOC127065938 gene encoding uncharacterized protein LOC127065938, with the protein MMKIFYLLIMGFVYNLGIHAQENAVRTLSPSLRECYENKYLLERDNRLPHTLNTFIAILRKIENSEGLNMDLRSLSVAILHRFRQDGIRQNPSVVSQDGISPYAPTGHEFFRHAKTLRFIQGNAILFPNNSITDIERCTLHFMLSSSINGLERGDEATVCRFANSAYRNIRSIDKNNTDNTKTNIEDVETLSPEEIETITNKKDSTENAIDPNSLYPELPPNHPDRGRIFALPLLSKCPVENGVIKTLWGSISGGSILAGIAAGIQPENIVLRDILKDEILQSTYSSDVTLDNKWIATLAGDLAEVALMQGPIVETLQVGVNGDWNSTAMPRWYFLSASEKLQFTTAEIRGDLDGLILANEIKSWYSKIPNLRLSQVVDMYYSAPGLFNSTIRACNRRSLFRYVAPNSTLSAQAYRASLVLSENLARATLQAPIIEKFSVKAANELSTYIPSSMNQDLSCQETDRLFDHTTVSVDLTIILDTNWPFIYLQPILAYILEHIDINQYNSNFTILNGYDGNIMINNTNTILNFYSFNSSHYTNITRGLNLSKSIKILKTLEYNKLNRERNEGIGGKASNVVLIMPYNAQLLQSDKEYCLEQLKYMRQEIPDTTVLILTYGSKDTWVNIVENSTSDLFAIGLGDNRDALAPLDKLISRIKRIPKRLINTRCGANYVPLGSSNSFVDYVQPHGINFYRLHPNYFFSHDTTAKVKILGSGWAPLKVCTSRKLLHVNATEANLAASCMLINNNEHSVSVSCGDATFIHECQPLYLSVTANSSDTSYQCTDPSKCRFPHMIKYTISYENLVCTSSVNNIAINPIVLMIVIIYCLLSNNRSY; encoded by the exons atgatgaagatattttatttacttatcatGGGTTTTGTCTACAACCTAG GCATCCATGCTCAAGAAAATGCTGTGCGTACTCTTTCACCTTCTCTTCGTGAatgttatgaaaataaatatcttttagaaAGGGATAATAGATTACCTCATACATTAAACACATTTATTGCAATACTgcgaaaaattgaaaattcagAAGGATTAAACATGGATCTCAGGAGTTTGTCTGTTGCAATATTACATCG tTTTCGACAAGATGGTATACGTCAAAACCCATCTGTAGTATCACAAGATGGAATATCTCCTTATGCACCAACTGGCCATGAATTTTTTCGTCATGCAAAAACACTTCGTTTTATACAAGGAAATGCTATTTTATTTCCTAATAACAGCATTACTGATATCGAAAGA tgcACTCTACATTTTATGTTATCAAGTAGCATAAATGGTTTGGAAAGAGGTGATGAAGCAACTGTTTGTAGATTTGCAAATAGTGCATACAGAAATATTAGAAGTATTGACAAAAATAATACTGATAATACAAAAACTAATATTGAAGATGTTGAAACTTTATCTCCAgaagaaat agaaacaataacaaataagaaagattCAACAGAAAATGCAATAGATCCAAATTCATTGTATCCAGAATTGCCACCTAATCATCCTGATAGAGGAAGAATATTTGCTCTACCACTATTAAGTAAATGCCCTGTAGAAAATGGAGTAATTAAGACTCT ttGGGGATCAATTTCTGGTGGTTCAATTCTTGCTGGTATAGCTGCAGGAATACAGCCAGAAAATATTGTACTTCGAGATATATTGAAAGATGAAATACTACAAAGTACATATTCATCTGATGTAACATTAGATAATAAATGGATAGCTACATTGGCTG GCGACTTAGCTGAAGTTGCACTTATGCAAGGTCCTATAGTAGAAACATTACAAGTAGGAGTAAATGGAGATTGGAATTCTACTGCAATGCCACGTTGGTATTTTCTAAGTGCATCTGAAAAACTTCAATTTACGACTGCTGAGATTAGAGGAGATTTAGATGGATTAATTCTtgcaaatgaaattaaatcatGGTATTCAAAAATACCTAACTTACGTCTTTCACAAGTTGTAGATATGTATTATAGTGCTCCAGGCTTATTTAATTCTACAATTCGAGCATGTAATCGTAGATCGTTATTTCGATATGTTGCACCTAATTCTACATTGTCTGCACAA gcATACAGAGCATCTTTAGTATTAAGTGAAAATTTAGCAAGAGCAACCCTGCAAGCAcctattatagaaaaattttcagtTAAAGCTGCAAATGAATTATCAACGTATATAC CTTCATCAATGAATCAAGATTTATCATGTCAAGAGACAGATCGTTTATTTGATCACACTACAGTCTCTGTAGACTTGACTATTATTCTTGATACAAATTGgccttttatatatttacaaccTATACTCGC GTATATATTAGAACATATTGacattaatcaatataatagCAATTTTACTATACTTAATGGCTATGATGgaaatataatgattaataataccaatactattttaaatttctacAGTTTTAATTCATCTCATTATACTAATA tTACTAGAGGTTTAAACCTATCTAagtcaattaaaatattaaaaactttagAGTACAATAAACTAAATAGAGAGCGTAATGAAGGTATAGGAGGAAAAGCATCAAATGTGGTATTAATAATGCCATATAATGCACAGTTATTACAATCTGACAAAGAATATTGTTTGGAACAACTAAAATATATGCGTCAAGAAATTCCag ATACAACTGTTCTTATTTTAACTTATGGGTCAAAGGATACATGGGTAAATATAGTAGAAAATTCTACATCAGATTTGTTTGCAATAGGATTGGGAGATAATAGAGATGCTTTGGCACCACTTGATAAACTCATTTCGAGAATAAAGCGAA TTcctaaaagattaattaatacacGATGTGGTGCAAATTATGTGCCACTTGGATCTTCAAATTCATTTGTGGATTATGTTCAACCACatggaattaatttttatagactTCATCCtaattacttcttttctcaTGATACTACAGCTAAAGTAAag ATTCTAGGATCTGGATGGGCACCTTTAAAAGTGTGCACATCAAGAAAGTTATTACATGTTAATGCAACAGAAGCTAATCTAGCAGCTTCTTgcatgttaataaataacaatgaacATAGTGTTTCAGTTTCTTGTGGTGATGCTACCTTTATTCATGAATGTCAACCATTATATTTATCTGTAACTGCTAATTCTTCTGATACATCATATCAATGCACag atccAAGCAAGTGTAGATTCCCACATATGATAAAGTATACTATTTCATACGAAAATTTAGTATGCACAAGTAGTGTAAATAACATAGCAATCAATCCTATTGTTttgatgatagtaataatatattgtcttttatcaaataatagatcttattaa